The nucleotide window CCAGCTCTCGACTGGCAAGATCCTCTGCTTCGGCCGCCCAGAAGCGGTCTGCCGACTCGATGTCGGCATCAGGGCTGGCATCGATCGCCAGGCTTTCGGGCTCTGCCGGTGCAAGCTCCAGCCCCTCGCGCAGCGGCTCATCGGCGACCACTACATCACCGCTGCTACTCTCGGCAGGGTCGGTCAGATCGCCAGGCGCAGCCCATTCCATCGTTTCGGGATATTGGCTCCAGAGCCCTTCGGGCCGTGCATCGCCGGTGTCGGAGACGAGCCGGACCGCCCCTTCGGCGGGCATTCCGGCGATCGGGGCTTCGACCTCTGCCTGAGGGGCGTCGCCTCTTTCTTCAGGATGAGCGGCATCCGCCGCTTCACCCTCTTCCTCTATCGCGGAAATTGTCGCGGCAAGCTCAGCGGCGAGATCATCCCCCGCGACCTGGCCCTCCGGCATCTCGCTTCCATCCGGCTCCCATTCGCTGCCCGAACCAGAGATTGCCGCCTCGAGTTCGGCGATAGTCTCCTCAAGGCTGGCGCGCAGACTGGCTGCGTCGGGCCGTGCCACACGCAGTGCAGGAGTGAGCAAAAGCGGATCGGGCTGCGCAGCGGCCTCGGCAGCAGGCCCCAAGGAGACAGCGCCGGTTTCAAGAAGCTGTTCCGCGGCCTGATCCGACTGGTCCGCCGCGGCAAAGGAATCGCCCTCATCAGCCTCGGGCAGAACCTTGGCGGCCTCGGGGCCGGGGCTATTGGATTGCACGGCGGGAGCGGCACTCAACAGCGGGCGGTGATGCGCTGCGGCTGTGCGAACAGGTTCTGAACGCGGCCCGCCAAGCGGAATACCCAGATCCTCGGACACCAGCCTGCGGATGGAGGACAGCACATCCTCGATTTCGACCTTGGTCATCGGGTCAGACATCACGCCCCCTTCTGCAATGAGCCAAGGGTAGCCTCGAGCGCGCCGCAAGACAACCTCGCCAGAACCTGGGCGAACGGGGCTGCCCAAGCGCAGCCCGCCGCTCACTCCTTGCCGATGGCGCGCAGCACGCGGTCAAGGCTTTTGCCCTGCGTGCTGGTCGGCGGTGCATTCTTGACGGCCTCGTAATACGCGGCGGGGTCATAGGTCGGGATCCCGAGGTTCAGATGCTCTGCGGTCAGCAAACCCATAGAGGCCAAAAGCGAATAAATTGATACTTGCAGGCTGGCCTCGGCATCGATCCGGCTCGCGCGGGCATCGAGCAGGTCCTGCTCGGCATCCAGCACATCAAGCGTGGTGCGGGCGCCCAGATTCGCCTCTTCGCGCACACCTTCATAGGCGGCGGTCGCGGCGCGGATCTGCTCTTCCGTGGCGCTGATCTGGGCACGGGCAACGGCGATGTTCGACCAGGCCTCGCCGACCGATTGCCCGATGGTAACACCCGCCTGCAGCAGCGCTGCGCGCGAGCTGTCACGGCTGGCAATCGCCTGACGATGCAGCGACGACAGCGATCCGCCGGAATAGAGCGTCTGCGACATGCTCACGCCAGCCGACATCGTGTCCTGCCCGTTATCGTTGCGTCCCGCCTGGACCGAGGCGTCGACATTGGGCCCACGCTGCGCCGCAGCCAGGCGTACCTGCAGTTCCGAGACCGTCACCTGCCGCTGCGCCTCGCGCACCGAGGGGTGGGTGCGCAGGGCAATGGCCTTCGCCTCTTCCAGCGTGGCAGGCAGTGCCGGCGTGGGCGGCGCGGGCGCCAGCGTGGCCGGATAGTGGCCGGTTGCCGCCTTGTAGGCCTCGCGCGCGACGCTGAGGCTGCCCGATGCCGCGGCTGCGCTGGCGCGGGCAGCGGCAAGCTGAGCCTCGGCCAGTGCCACATCGGTGCGCGTCACC belongs to Frigidibacter mobilis and includes:
- a CDS encoding TolC family outer membrane protein, which translates into the protein MGLALTAMAAPARAETLADALISAYRQSNLLEQNRAVLRATDEDVAGAIAALRPVFAFVADSGYARTVQTSGYSASIGLSASLSLFDSGRSRLSVLIAQETVLATREALVQVEQGVLLDAVSAYFDVRSALESVAINENSVRVIGEELRAAEDRFEVGEVTRTDVALAEAQLAAARASAAAASGSLSVAREAYKAATGHYPATLAPAPPTPALPATLEEAKAIALRTHPSVREAQRQVTVSELQVRLAAAQRGPNVDASVQAGRNDNGQDTMSAGVSMSQTLYSGGSLSSLHRQAIASRDSSRAALLQAGVTIGQSVGEAWSNIAVARAQISATEEQIRAATAAYEGVREEANLGARTTLDVLDAEQDLLDARASRIDAEASLQVSIYSLLASMGLLTAEHLNLGIPTYDPAAYYEAVKNAPPTSTQGKSLDRVLRAIGKE